tgtcTAGCTTCAAACGTTTCTCTTTCGGAATACGGACATGCGCCACTGAACCAAATACTCGAATATGTGTATATGATGGTTTCTTACCGAACCATAACTCATAAGGTGTCTTTTCAATAGTTGATGACGGTAGACGATTCTGCAAGTAGTTTGCAGTAGCAATCGCCTCGCCCCAGTGCTGCTTACCAAGTTCAGACTCCGAGAGCATACATCTGACCATTTCCACCAAGTAACGATTCTTCCGCTCCGCCTTTCCATTTTGTTGGGGGGAATATGGAGCCGTTCGTTGATGTATTATGCCGTTTTCCGAAAGATACTGCTTTAGTGACAATCCGGAATACTCTCCTCCTCCATCTGTACGTATAATTCTTGGAGGACTTCCAAACTGATTTTTCATCATTGTACAATATTCCTTAATCTTCGATTCGGCATTTGATTTTGCCTTCAGTACGTAGACCATCGTATAGCCGTCATAAAGTATATGTTGCCCCTCGGTGTTGCCACTTCCATGGGGCCACCCAAATCAGAATGAACTATATCGCCTACTGCTTCTGACTTGCTCAGAAATTCTTTTGGAAACGGCAATCGACTCATTTTTCCTTCACAGCAAACTTCGCAAATACACTTAACAtcacatttttgcatttttaggcCGTAACCTAGTTCATCTCGAACAATTCTCAAAACTGCTTTTGTATCTCTATGACCCAGTCTTCGATGCCACAGGTGTTCGCATAAATCTGGGTGATTTACCTTACCCAACAATGCATGTTCAGAATACTGTTTCAGTGGATACAGTCCGCCATGCCGCTCACCAACCAGAACTGTATCTTGATTTCGCAAAACCTTGCACCCTTCGGGTTGCTTTACTTGGCTCATATTGCTCAGCACCGTTTTATCGCTCGTCATATGTGACGTTGCACCGGAGTCCAAGTACCACCGGTTAGCCTCACACGACGACGCAGCCACCAAACACATTTCCAACTCCCCCGAAACTTCAGCAGCCAGATTCACTTTAGCACTTGCGTCCATTGATTTTGCTTCCTGCCGTTCTTTGACTAATTTTGGGCAGTTGCGTTTAAAATGGCCCTCTTGCTCGCAGTGATGACACTTATTGTTCTTTTTCTTAACTTTGAATTCTGCCGACTTTGATTTTCCACCACGGTGAGTACTTGCagcattcattattttaagcgcattttctttttcaatttcattttgtCCACACTCTTGGCGACAACGCCACTCGTCGCGTAATTTACTCTTCACATAATCCACTGTTAGTTCTCTTTCCTCACGATTTTCGATCACGTTAATTAAACTGCCATATGACGCCGGAAGGCTCGACAAAATCAGCGCCATGAACACTCGATCTTTCAGCCCTTCATTCATCACTTCTAGCCGATTGTGTAACGCGGTCATCTCGTTCAGATGGTCCAATAGATTTCCTTCCTCCGAAAATCTCATCGAGCACAACTTTCGCAGAACATGAAGCGTCGTGGATAGCGACGTTTCCTCGTGGATTTTGATTACAGACTCCTACATAGCCTTCGCTGTCGGTTTCCGGATGATGTGAACCAACTGATCGTCCTCCACCGCCAAGCCGATCATAGCCCGGGCCTTCCCGTCATTCACTAGCCAGGCCGCCTGCTCTGCTGCTGCTTCCGGATTCTCCGACGACACTATGCAAAAGCTCCATTTTGAATTTCCATATCGCGAAATTTTTGTCGTTCAACTTATCCAATTTCACTTTCGCCTCTGCCATTTTGCTTTCCGCACTCGCGACGCGATTTCAAAATGCAAAGTTTCACCAAAAAAATTTCGCCTCGAAATTCACAACTTTTAACTACTTCCGCGCTattctgggcccataacctgttgAGGTTACTATGCCGTGGAAATAAATAGCCGAAACTAGTTAAACTGATCAAGAAACAATGAATTTATTTAACGAGTAAAGAAATATGAAACACGTCTTTGTCGCTACGTTTTCTCGAATGTTCGGATTAGCTATAGTATTGTTAGTGACCGCTCACGCACTCGCGTTCGGCTATGGAGCCGAGGGGTGCAGCAATAGTTGCATTACTCAATAAACATCTCATGGTTATACGCAAGCAAcaatattgtatcctctccagcttgagaatatgagtcctggcagctgatcggaagcaaaaagtgccatattctaacactgataatatcgatGTTTTGTACAGCTTAAGGAGGTCTCCTGGAttggcaccccaccatgttccggttatttgctggcatttctgtttcagatacgcaatgtgtcttccccaggtacatttagaatcaaaatatatacccaggtatttgaaaaacataaagtGAATCGTTTCGCCGGATAGATGAAGCTGGTTATTTCGGTtatctccgtagagaattcgatacccagcttgagagcccacgtaaACAGATTGTTCAGAGCATCTTGCAACgaattttgcagaacgacggggcAGTATCGATactatgaataacattaaataaatagttcgtttggcatttgacgcaACGGTGCTACTGCAAGCTAAAATGCATGTGTGACTTGATTGAGACGatgacggaacgtggacgttcttttccgtaacgttctatgtgaatcgcacaatatGCGGAACTACAATCTCCGCCACTGCATTGATGTTGAACTTCAGAATTATTTTAAGCGGCTTTAACGTTTGCTGTGCCAACATTGGCACATTGTAAGCAGATGACTTGTTGGCGAAACAATCACGCAGTAATTCGATGAATTTATTGGTAATACCCGTAACGCTACCTATGACAAGTCCCTAACAAGACCCTTTCGTGTGTTTACATCTTCATAAATACATGTATTGCAACATTTTGCGGAAGAAAGCAACTGTTCCGAGAAGTTACGAATTTCAGTGTTATTACTTCCTTAGCGAGGAGAAATAGTAAACAACGTGCAGCAATGATTCCAAAACATCATCTGGAAATCGGTGTACGGATTCGGGTTGGCCAACACTACGGTACAATCAGATACATCGGAGAGGTGAGTTTTGTCGTGGGTGTTGTTGGAAGGAATTTACCTTGTGAATATTTCCATCATCCATCAGGTCGCCAACACCGAAGGAGAATGGATTGGTGTCGAATGGGACGATCCTCAGCGTGGTAAACATTCCGGAATGGTGAATGGCGTCGAGTACTTCCAAACGAGGTAGCAATTCGATAATAACAGGATGAGTCATCGGATGTGATTAATTcaaatcttgtttttttttctttgactaGAAACGAAAACGCTGGATCGATGATCCGAAGTGAAAAAATTCCCACTTTCTGCACGTTGCTGGAAGCTATCCATGACAAATATATAGTGACGGAGGACAATTTGAGATTCGACGCGGAAATGCTGAAGGAAGTTCAAAAGCAACTTCATGCTTCGCTCTTCGAGGTGAGTGACTTCATTATTATCGATACCGCTATTATTGTGCTTGGAGCAATAGTATAATCTTTTTTTGTGTGATGTTTTTCTCTTAGATTGTTGGAATGGAAAAGATAGGAGGAAAGCAAAGCAATTTGCACCATCTAACAGATGTGTCTGTGGCATTTTCTACGGTTAATTCCGCTGGCAATTTATCTTATTTCACGAGCCTCCGATCGCTGGATGTTTCTGCAACACTGATTTGGAACTGGGAAATAGTCGGAGATATCATGTCACAAATTCCAACCCTCGAAGAGGTAAATCTTTCCAGTAATCGTCTAATGAGCCCAACGGACGAAGAAATATCATATTTGGTGACCAAATtccacaatttgaaaaaattgattCTGAAGAATTGCGCACTTAGTTCATGGGCTGACATCGTACGTTTGGCACGAATGTGGCCTTCACTCGAGAATCTGTCGCTGGAAAATAATGAGCTGGGAATGATTACAGAGGAAAATTATGAATTCGCACTGACGCAGCTTCGCAGTTTAGATTTGCAGGATAATAACATAAGCGATGAAACGTCAATATACGCATTGGGAAGCCTTCCAGGACTGATGGAATTGTCACTCAATGCAAATGGGATCCAGCGGATCGTGTTTCCCGACTGTCCACATACAGAAAAAGCCGCTCGGTTTTCCGGACTTCGAACTCTATATCTGAGGGAAAATCCTATCTTCGATCAATGCGCTGCGTTTAACGAGCTGGACAAATTGGGCGCTTTGGAACATTTGACAATCGATCCGGACCCGAACGTTAGCTACGAAGAGACGGTTGCCCGAGTTGTTGGCTCGATAGCGGGCCTCAAAATGTTCAATCGATCCAGGATCAGCGAGAAGTTGCGCAGGGACTCCGAGTGTGACATGTGGAAAATGTACGCCGTCCAGTGGGCCCAGATTAGGGGGGATGCCCAGCAGTTGAAGGCATTTTTCAAGTCACACCGAATGTACCCGCGGGTGATGGACAAACTCGGCAGTCCGGAGCAGATTCTGCCGGACAATCGCAAGGTTTCCAACATGCTCAATCTGCATCTGCTGAACGAACGAACCGGGGAAATGCGCCAGAAGAAAGTTCCCAAGCAAATCAACCTGCAGACGTTGGAGAATCTCATCGTGAAATTATTTGGTCCGCAGGATCAGCAGCCGAACAAGGGTGGCAGCTTGCAGCTGTCGCTGTTCGATCGCAAAAGAGACGTTCGGATTCCGTTGGATAACCACGGTAAGAGTTTGGATTTCTATTCGGTCGAAGACCAGGATACGATTGTGTTTTAGATATTTCTTTCCTCaagattttatttcgttttgttGGATTTTTGATACGAAATTTTCTTATGCtaaacaaaattgaaacaccTGAGAGGTTCCACAGAAGCAGCCTTTGAGGTGGTAATGCAAttgtctaaaaaaatatatccctaTTTATTTGCACCAATAAATATAAAATCTCGCAAAACGAGGTAAATGTTATGCActcaaaaacacacacacacagacacaCAAAGAGAATTTAAATGAACGTCCGATCTGTTAAAATGTGAGTGCGCAAATTGAAATTAGACTAGTTAAAAACAAGATCGAACAAATCAAAGTTATATTAGCTAAATAAACCAGAGCatgatttattattattttatttgtgGGCGAATTGTATCACTCCGTATTCGCCAGTGAGCATCCACTCGGCATTCTTGGCGAACAACTGTTCCGAAAGCCCTTCCGCAATCCCACTGATTAGATCCGCTTTGACGGTTCGCAGGGTGCACAGATTGGTGGGAAGGAATCCTTGCAGTGTTTCCGCGAATGGTGTTGTGTACGGGAAGTTGAAATCTCCTAAAAGTTTGCGGTAGTTCAAATCGCCTTTGAATATCAATAAATGCGACCGCGACAGTTCCTCGTACAGCTCGGGATTCACTTCTTTCATTCGATGGAACTCGTAGGGTGACGTCCAGAAATGATTCGCTTCCTTGAGATTGAATGTTCCACTATCGAAGCGAGCTTTTAACCTTTTCCCAAATGCTACAACAACGGAACTCTCGGATGCCTCCAAAGTGTCCAGCGTCCATTTCATGTCTTTCGGGGTCACATCGGAGATATACCACGGAATTGCTTTGACGTTGAAATTGACCCTACTCGCCAGTCCATGCTCTATGATGAAGTCCGCCAAACAGAGATCAGTGAACAGTTCGTAGCCCGAGTTGTCGTTGATGATGTCGATGGTCGCAGCACTGGGATTACCTCTGACCCCCTGAACACACTCCCATATGGCAGCCGAGTGGTCACAAACGATGCAGTTGTCCCAGATTTCGAGCAGAGCCAGTGGATCGCCATCCTGTTTCACGGCTTGGCCAGCCGTTATCGATAGATCGCACCTGTTGCCCCACAAGTTGAGCTGAAATACagaatttataaatttttatttagGTTGTGGTAGTGAAATTGcccagaaaattaaaaaaaatgtcctcgtgccagcggggactaATAAGACTAATAAAACAAAGgagtgcgctcgatggattttatgtgtatcgtatgatTTCATTCtatgatgtcgtgagctgtgccaacaattctcgcgtaacttttgaaaacgtcctaagtaacaaatgtaaacaaatcgagttaatggatgcacactattAGTTATCAATCATGTAATGCATtgagaaaacaatcgttcaagtatctatccttttcacctttttatcgccgatacaaaaaatgaccaatgtacagattcgaattttaagcactcgactgttacttcggacaccactttcctctgacgctcgatacatccgaagtaacaaagcaactaATACAACACGAAATCGCACTTcggtcattttgagtttttgttattttcgggtgttgatatcgtttttagttcaattaaacgagttataacaataatgatctgcttagcacgaagtgcaactatttggatcgttgtttagtagttattttcagattctcatcgtgcaacgttatttgtccaatgtacaaagcgggcagtcaaaacgtccaatgtaacatttttcgctcgaagGCTTGAATTTCTAACTAAAATCACatgacaacagttacgattggtttttcagagttattattgactgctagtggtaaaagtagtgataaagattgattccttttgaaacaattcgcggaacaatattccgatcttcaactccgtttttccgttgatgtgaatgttacataggaccttttcaaaagttacgcgagaattcatgaTCGACATGTAAGCGAAGGTAGAAAGGGaatgactgcgattcctacgacttaatcaacataagtggcatgaggaagaatacattcacttgaggaacgctatcatgagcaacgtcgACGCAGCACCagatagagatgggcgagcgctcacgagccgctcatttgagccggtacgtcagaaagagcgtacgatccacggttctttaaaaatgagccgcggctctcaaatgaacggctcttatatgtacggctcttgaatgaaccacggttcaaaacagacccacggttcttttatgagccgtggctctttttgaaccgcggttcatttaagagccgttcatttgagaaccacggttcataaaagaaccgtgtttcttttaagagcttGATAAAGAACCTTGAATCGTACGCTtgttctgacgaaccgtggcTGGCGGCAGTGCGggagaaatatatgttttccatgtttgtaaattttggcggattacatattttctcgaaaccctatcaatatgagtatctaatgaaaggactagactagtaggacacagttatttatgtaaaatggaaatccaagatggcggacgttacaaaatggcagacagtTAATTTcgccaaaaccctatcaatatgggtatcaaataaaagggcttgcctagtagatcacagttatttatgaaaaatgtaaattcaaaatggccaccCTCCCAAAttggcgaaatatgtatttttttcaaaaccccctcaatatgggtatctaatgaaaggatttgactagtaggacacagttatttatgtaaaatggaaatccaagatggtggccgttTCGAAACGACAGAcaactaatttcgtcaaaaccccatcaatatggatatcaaatgaaagagcttgactagtagaacacagttatttatgaaaaatgtaaatccaaaatggccgccaccccaaaatggcgaaatatacattattttcaaaatcccctcaatatgggtatctaatgaaaggacttgactagtaaatcacagttatttatgataaattcaacccacatatgggtatcgaatgaaatgatttgactaatataatacagttaatcatgaaaatattccattcgaaatattttaagaacgtttgggatataaaacggggagaaaactgtgtcgttatc
The Toxorhynchites rutilus septentrionalis strain SRP chromosome 2, ASM2978413v1, whole genome shotgun sequence genome window above contains:
- the LOC129769700 gene encoding tubulin-specific chaperone E codes for the protein MIPKHHLEIGVRIRVGQHYGTIRYIGEVANTEGEWIGVEWDDPQRGKHSGMVNGVEYFQTRNENAGSMIRSEKIPTFCTLLEAIHDKYIVTEDNLRFDAEMLKEVQKQLHASLFEIVGMEKIGGKQSNLHHLTDVSVAFSTVNSAGNLSYFTSLRSLDVSATLIWNWEIVGDIMSQIPTLEEVNLSSNRLMSPTDEEISYLVTKFHNLKKLILKNCALSSWADIVRLARMWPSLENLSLENNELGMITEENYEFALTQLRSLDLQDNNISDETSIYALGSLPGLMELSLNANGIQRIVFPDCPHTEKAARFSGLRTLYLRENPIFDQCAAFNELDKLGALEHLTIDPDPNVSYEETVARVVGSIAGLKMFNRSRISEKLRRDSECDMWKMYAVQWAQIRGDAQQLKAFFKSHRMYPRVMDKLGSPEQILPDNRKVSNMLNLHLLNERTGEMRQKKVPKQINLQTLENLIVKLFGPQDQQPNKGGSLQLSLFDRKRDVRIPLDNHGKSLDFYSVEDQDTIVF
- the LOC129769701 gene encoding damage-control phosphatase ARMT1-like, which produces MAELESKYNLIDEKPPFDAPLKAQYKQGMAFYTMRTRLPIILTQVIDQLSKDKEQIVQHFGEDAREELKQAIGEISKLKYELQTDKEFAPITTTLGDGQLWNDFIVSLREENSYYSACWLYAETYMYRRLNHIFENTQTLKSLDYFQQQKHKALTDSNEAICAVLLAIEHFNSEKSSKTEAEIGDFFRKLLKLNLWGNRCDLSITAGQAVKQDGDPLALLEIWDNCIVCDHSAAIWECVQGVRGNPSAATIDIINDNSGYELFTDLCLADFIIEHGLASRVNFNVKAIPWYISDVTPKDMKWTLDTLEASESSVVVAFGKRLKARFDSGTFNLKEANHFWTSPYEFHRMKEVNPELYEELSRSHLLIFKGDLNYRKLLGDFNFPYTTPFAETLQGFLPTNLCTLRTVKADLISGIAEGLSEQLFAKNAEWMLTGEYGVIQFAHK